The Vitis vinifera cultivar Pinot Noir 40024 chromosome 7, ASM3070453v1 genomic interval TCCCAGCAAGCCAACCATTGCTTCCTGCCATCCGCCGCACTCCTCTGCCCGAGCCAACCTCCCATCAGCCGCctgagaaaagagaaaaaagaaaaacaaacaaagaaactcCCCCCTGCTTCGCAGCCTCAGGGGGGGTCTACAATATGGTATGACCATACAaaattatcacttttataaaaaaagttcaaaattttcccaattaggttttattgtaatgtaagtgtatttatattgtaattataatatatattttataataaaagtaataatcttaTAGATAACTTTTTATACCtcattaatattcaacatatcataTGTATTAACATCATTCACTTGAAccattaaggaaaaaaaagaaaaaaaaattatatatggaaattaagaataaaaaaacactatgcaaaggaaaaaaatagaaaaatcatataatttttttgacattattttagtataaaaaaatataaaaataaataaacattctctattattttcttattctttttagataatctgaataaaaaattaaacattctATCTTCCTCGAATTttatacaaaaacataatatatcaatttaaaattttaaaaaatatatcatcgttttttattatataattatgaaacttgtttttttcttaataaaattaaaaattagaataaaaaatacaaaagaaaaacacatgaaatgttattttgaaaatattttttagaagtatttttgtttcaaatagtaaatttaaataaaaaattatactatcaaacccaaaattttgatttaaaatttgaatgtcaataattaaaataaatatggggCCCACGTACCATAAATATCCCTGAAAAACAAGTGAAGtgctttaaatgttttgaatttttaaaagcaaagttAAAggacattttttatatttaagactATTATTGTCCCCTCCAAGAATTATCAAAAGAGAATACCTAAATTATCACACTTAGCCTACCCTATGTAATCAtctcataataatatatcattttgagataacaaaaattatttatttttataaagagTAAAATCATATGTAATAAAACTAAATCTAACATTTATCATTTAAAAGGACATGAATGAAATATTGTGGACCttgcatttcggctcatgcgtttcccacttgatggcaagctcgattttaatttgaaaaatgatttttattgattaagaaaatgacttggagtcgccacttatttttgttttattttttaaagggtaaacaaaataagaaagaaaaccctaagtgcgactccttattttggaaaaggtgatctacgaaaaatcgGATATGgctcgggggttaggttacttatcgagaaggtacggtaaaagaccatagcacccctttaagtccctaaagtcgagtctctactaataaaataaagctgacgtggcaattgacgagtaaatcaatgaatatcctgaatgatcatgcacacataagagtcgagacatgcatagacaacaattagagggaaaatgggtacatacctgggcaacgagcTGCCACGCGCTATTAATGGAGAGGGTTAGTGTACAATTTAAGAATAATCGCATGTATGTCAGAGAATAGGGTAAATCAATCACGTATGATAATCAAAGCAAacgatcaatcaatcaatcattaAGTCACCCATGTTGGGCCCTCACCAAAGCTCATTTATTTGGCATGACTTAATGtcacagattccattattctggaattatgaaaaattcgttcacgcttattaaaatcaagaggagcagaagatcgtttgaaaaccagagcggaattaaaactatttgagagaaaattagatttttgaaatttaattgaaaaattggaatctcgaagaTCACTAGAAAATTTGGAGTTTTGGAGTTCATTTGAATATCAGACTTTCAGAAACTAAAAGTGAGAATgggaatttttagaaattaaatttgaacgaGATTGGAAACTTGAAAGCGATTTGAGAGTTCGGGATTTTAAATGAGGGAACAAGTGAATAAGTGAAAGAAATGGAATAACAACGAtggtgaaataataaagattagataaataattgcgaaagatGGATTTTTAGAGATTTGAAGATGTGAATTTAGGGTttgaaaacttaagaatttatttgaagatgagaTCTTTGGTATATGTATAACTGGATAAGTAAGTGGATGGGATAACATTAATAACGGGGATAATCATTAAACAGCGGCATTTGGATGGTGGGGCTTTTGAGGTTGGAAATTAGACTTGGGGGTAGGGTTCTGACGAACTAAACTTTAACGATTagaataaatagataatatgGGATAATAATGCTACTTAacgaaaacaatattttaaacgAATAGAAAATGAGTAGTGGAATTCTTAAGATTGAAAATTACATTAGGACGTTGAATTTTTTTGAAGAGTTAGactttaaacaaataaatagataggggataagaattttaattaacgaaaataacatttttggCGAGTAATGGAATTTCTAAGATTGAAGGTTAAATTAGGACATGGGGTCTTTGAAGAGtcatactatatataaaaaaaaatagaagaatatGGGATAATAACTCTAATGGAcgaaaatgagatttgaactaattattgaagaattaaattaagacatagGATTTCCTTGAAAGATTTTAAATAGCTAGATGAATATAGGATAAATAATTATAAGGGATGAAAACGAGATTTGAACTGATTATTGAGGAATTGAATTAAGCTATGGGATTTCCTTGAAAGGTTAGATTTTAAATAGCTAGATAAATATGAGAGAAATAATTCTAATggatgaaaaatgagatttgaactaattattgaagaattaaattaaggcatgggattttcgaaggattagactttgaataagtaaatgaatatggaatactaattctaattaaagaaaataacatttagacaaatagtagaattttaggATTGAGAATCGAATTATGACATTGGATCTTTTTAAAGGACTGGATTTtggataaataaactaatataggatgataatactaattaacgaaaataatcatttaaaccGAATAAAaggaatagtggaatttttagggatttgaaaattaagttaggaCATCAGATTTTCGAAGGAAtggattttaaattagtaaacTCGTATGGgatgataatactaattaacgaaaataatcacTTAAGCCGAATAAAaggaatagtggaatttttaggggtttgaaaattaagttggGACATTGAGTTTCTGAAGGATTggattttaaatgaataaaaaaacacaGGGGATAAGAATTCTAgttaacgaaaataatatttaggcAAATAATAGAATTTCTAAGGTTGAAAGTTGAATTGAGGTTTTTGAAAGAtcggactttaaataaatatgggatgatgattctaattgataaaaatgaaatttaaacgaattgtagaatttttaggattggaaaattaaattaaaatatggaatgtttgaaggattagactttaaataactaaataaatacgGGATTGTAACTCTaagtgatgaaaataagattgagttgaattgtagaatttttaggatttgaaatattaaattaaaacatggaatttttgaaggattaaactttaaataactagatagatacatgataataattctaattgacgTAAATGAGATTTAAATGACTTATGGAGggattaaattaagacatggatttttttttaaaaaaggttagactttaaataactatatatgtatgagataatgattttatttgatgaaaataagattcaaacgaactattgaaaaattaaattgaggCATGGGATTTTTGAGGGATTTAGACTTTAAATGACTAGGCAAGTATGGGAtcataatgattttatttataaaaacaatatttaagcaaatatttgaagaattaaattaaaacaaggGATTTGTGAAGGATTTGCATAGGGCCCTTCATCCACACGAACTGGGCCTGGGCTGCAACTCTGATCCAAGCCCAAAGTCTTCTTGAGCAAACCCAATGTAAACATCCATCACAAGCTTGGGCCTAGTTCCCCAATTCAAGCCCAAGTCCAAAGATAtcaatgggcaagcccaagaCAATCATCCAATATAAGCTTGGGCCTTTCATCTGATCCAGCCCACTAAGGCCCAAATCAAACTCTCATCTCTCTTTGGACCATTCAGTCACACCTTCCTCTCAACTTCAGGCGACGGCGACAGAGGAACTAGAGATGAGGGGCATCGCCGGGGGCCCTCAAGTTGGTCCAAGCTGACGGCGCTCGGTGCCGCCGTCGAACATGCCCAACTGCAGCGGCCTGGTGTCGGTGTGGAGCCTACTGCTGCAGCCTTCATAGGAGCGTGGAGAGCTTTGTCGGCCGGAATATGGCCGTTGAGGAAGAGCTCATTTGCGAACACCATCCTCGACGTCGCCTCCGCGGAGCTCCCATAGCAGGTGAGCCGTGTGGAGGATTCGAACCCGGCACCGATGGACGACGAGGCTGCGGTGAAAGTGGACGACGACGGCATTACGCAAGGTGTGAAGTGCATGGGGCTCGCCGGAGTGCTGTAGAAGAAAAACACCGCTTCCAGAGTCGCGTCCTAGGCTGGAGGGAGCAATGACGTAGGGGGTGGagctagagagagaaaatgtggtGGGAATGATAATGAGTGAGTGTGGTGAGGGATGATAGAGTTGGGGATGTGCATGAGAGATGATGGGCATGAGGGgatccaaaaaaaagaaaaagatgggtATGGTGATCTCGGATGTGAGTGATAAACGGGGGTTTGTGAACAAAACATAAGTTAATAATATCGAAGCACACTTATAACTCAAACTTCATCCAACAATACATCAACTACTAGTTATCTATATCTAGATCAAAGGGAAAGTAACTAGAAAATAactcaagaaagaaagaaaaaaaatgggacaATCAGATGCTGAATAGAAGCAAGGAGTCATCAATGGCATACCTGGGGACGCTCTCTTCTTATCCCCCGCGCCCGCACCCCTCCcccctttttcttctcttcttcttcaagcTTCACTCTCCAAGATCCCTCGAACCAGCAAGCCCCCTTCCTCAGTAACTAGTCGTCCCtcccttccaaaaaaaaaaaaaacctctcctgtttctctcttcctcctctattttctttccttagccAGTCATCACCATCTTTTCTGTTCATGCATCAGCAAGCATGGGCTTGCAACCACCCACCTGCAGCTGCACGTCCATGCCTAGAGAAGGGATCAAGCCTTCTAGCCGGGGGTCCCTTACCCCTTCTAATAATATAATCCaaagccaagaaaaaaaaaaaccactccTCGGGTCCTCACCAccaaagggggtctacaaatatagATACTTCAATTTTAACTTCAACTAGCAAGTTAAAAAtaagggaaagttgtgttttcatGGACCAATTtggtaataatattgtttttggaaCCCAAGTTTGTGAAAGTAGAAAAACATCTGTTAATGTGGAAACTTATATCAGATTCATGCACTCTGAGCCGACTGTATTTTTTCTACCGAAATTGCCCCTCCAGGTATCCACGTTAGCAGCCCATCTCAGCACGGGCTGAAACTGAACCGGTTGTCTTgtgcaaaatcaaatattgaGCTTCCCACAAAAACACCCTAGGCGTCCGACCGTTCATCCTCCCTTTCTCTCATTTGGTACCCATTCCTCTCATCTTTCTACAGTCCGTCACCAAGGTGAAGCAGAGGTTCCCACAAGAAAACCCTAGCCGATTGACCGTTCTttcttccctctctctcattttggCACCCATTCCTCTCATCTGTCTTCACTCGGTCACCAAGGCGAAGCAGAAAATCTCATAAAAATAGTGTAGCCGAGGGTTCTTTCTTCCCTCTGTCTCATTTGATACTCATTCCTCTCATATTTCTTCACTCCGTCACCGAGGCGAAGCAGATTTCAGTTGAGAAGACCTTAATCCGATTTGTCACATCTTAGATTTTCTCTGTCGAGGTAAGCCATTCGTTCCGTGTTTTGCATTTGCATTCTCATTCATGAAAATCTGCTGTTTGTGTGGGTTTTTTCTGAACCAGGCTTGGCTGAAATGTTGGCATTTAGGAGTTGGTACTGAAATTTTAAATCTGTTGGTAATGAATCATCATCGTATTTTTCAAATCTGATTTTGTACTGTTTTATTTAGATTGACAAATTATCGCAACTCTGTTGTTTTGATATAAAGTGAAGGCAAGAATATGGATTAGGAATTGTTTCGTTGAAAAAGacatttgttttggttttggtttagaactgagaaaaacatattttgaattgattagtgaaaactgaattttttttttcccagtgGTGTTTTTGGGTATTGGGAAATAATGCATTTTTAGTGAAACCCATTTATTGGATTGTGTTTTTGGATTGAGCTATGCAGTGGATGACCAAAAGGGAACATTTTTTCGGGATGAAGTTTTCATTTTGAGAGCGAAAAAAGTTCTTAAGAAATGGTGATTTTTAGATGGGAAAGTTGTTCCAAATTACTcagttttttgggtttttgtgaTATTGATGGTTGATGGGTGCTAAAgtttttgttgtgtttttttgtttttgttttatatgtgTAGTTTCAAATCACATCCCATTTCTTCAAACATATAGTAACATATGTATGGTTACTATATGTTAATGTTCTTGTTGATTAGTAATTGATATTGATTCAGAGATCCGTTTTAGAAGATGGTAATAGGAAAGGCTATATAGGAACTATTGGTATCCATGCATTGGTTTAATTCCCTTCAtaacataaatagaaaataaggaaTGCTGGTCAGAATGGATGAAATGcatttttatctatatattgtttgttttggtgatcaattGGTTAACCTTATTGTACTAGTAAGTTAAGCTTATGTACTACCTCATTATTCCTGAATGTACGACCTTAATCGACTGTATGTACTGCATTAGTCAACATCAAGTACTACCTGAGCCAACCTTAGGTACAAGTTGTGTGACGATtggaaacttcattttttaatattcaaataattcatATGTGAATAAAAGTTGTCTTTATTGTTAACCTAATGGGGTTTTTGTCAAACATAGGACCTACAGGCTGTTTTCAAGTCATGcataaattaaattgttttcacttCCACATACAAGCTATCATGACATTATGTGTTTGACTACTCTGCTCATTTGGTTCACTGTACCTTTACTTGAGACTGTACcataggtactatcttaattaACCTTAGGTCTAACCTTAGTAATCTTTAAGTACTAGGTTAGATATCCTTAGGTACTACCATAGTTGCACTTGTACACTACTTGTGTGCATCGGCCAATTAGCATGTTTGAACCTTAATTGTGTGCATCAGCCAATTAGCATGTTTGAACCTTAAAGTCTATGGAATCAATATGCATAATTCCTCAATCTTTCAttgttgtattgtttttaacaaaTCTTTATGTCAATAAGGAAATGGAAGAGGAGATGTTTTGTTACATTCATGAAGGTGGTGAGCTTGTTAAGACTGTTGTTGGGTCCGTCGAATATAAGGGAGGTCGGACCAATTGCAGTGTTGTTAGCAAGAATATCTCACAACCTGAATTCGTTTCAAAAGTATGTGGTGTACTGAACTTGGATTCCAATTCCATTAAATTGGAATTCACAGTCAAGTTTGACCCATCATGTCTATTGCCATTGCATAATGATGGCGACATAGTCAATATGTTCAAATTCAACGACATGTTTTGTCATGTCTACATCTCCCAGTGTACTGAATGTGGTGATGACCTCATTTGCCCTACTAGGTACCTAATGTCCTTCCACAATAATGTTCCTCTTTGTATAATCGCTTTTCACACTTAGATTGATGGATGATCAAATTCTTTCCTTATGTTTTTTGCAGTGGCCCAACCCCCATTGTTGCTTCAAACTCAGCTCATGTTTCCTCTATTGGCGAGTCCCCATTACACATCTCTAATGAGTTGCCCACAATTCAATCAGTTGGGTTTTCCCAAAGATGTGCTATGAAAAATACCGTTCAACTTCAACCAAGTCGGTTCGAACATTCAATTGTAGGTAGTGGACATACCTTCCCAAATGCGTCGGAGTTTCGAGATGCAATCTATTTGATGTCTTTGGCTGGAAAATTTCGATATTCTTACAAAAGGAATAGTCCAAAACACATGACCGTAGTATGCACAATTGAAGATTGTCCTTGGAAAATCACTGCGCATGCAATAGGGGATTCAAACATTGTTCAAGTACACACATTCCGAAATGTGCATAACCATTGCTTGGAAGATGTTGTCTTGTCTCAGCCTTTAGTGAGATCCACTCGTGCATCGTTGGTCATTGATGATGTCATTCGATCTACTCCTGAATACCAACCACGCCAAATTTGTAAGGACTTTGTAAGGCAACATGGCATCCAGTTAACTTACCTACAAGCATGGCAAATGAAGGAGAAGGCTAAGGAGCGCATTTATGGACAATCCAAGAATTATTACAAATTGTTGCCATGGATGTGTGAAAGAATGCTTGCAACAAATCCGGGATTGAGTGTTGAGTTGAGTTATTCCGATGATGACCATTTTGAGAAGCTTTTTGTTGCTCATTCAATATCTATTGAAGGGTTTGTAAGGGGGTGTCGACTAATCATTGCAATTGATTTGGCTCATATGAGTGGGCCTTATGGCGGTGCTCTATTTTCAGCCACCTCTTACGATGCTAATGACTCCATGTTCCCCTTAGCCTTTGGAGTGATGAGCTCGGAAAATTATGAAGATTGGTTATGGTTCTTGGAAAAACTGAAGATAGTTGTGGGAAACAAGGAAGTTATTATTATCTCAGATAGACATCATGCTTTGCTTCGTAGTGTCCCTGAGGTGTTTGGCATTGAAAACCATGCTTATTGCTACCGTCACCTGAAAGAGAATTTTAGTAGTTTCTTGTCCAAGCATAACACACGAGGGAACAAGGGTAAAGAAAATGCATTGCAATTCCTAGATAGCATTGCGTATGGAAGGTTAGAAATGATTATAACGTTTCCAtgtttgaactaaaaaaatacaacGAGGCTTTAGCCACATGGGTTGAAGAAAATGCGCCGCACCATTGGGCCATGTCAAAATTCCCAAAACAAAGATGAGATAAAATGACTACGAACCTTGCCGAGTCATTTAATGCTTAGTTACGGATTGAAAGACATCACtctatttgtaactttttattGGAGCACATGTCCAAGTTAGCTTCTATGCTTGTGAAGCATCAAGAAGAGTCCAAGAATTGGAAAGGGTGTATAGGGCCAAAAATTGAAGCTAAGGTGCAGGAAAATATTGCAAAGGGTGCGGTGTATCCAGTCACACCATTCAAGAATGGAGTATTTGGGGTATGTATCTGGAGAGCCTTGTTGAATGTAGACATTCTGAACCGTACATGCACTTGTAGGGGTTGGCAAATGTTGGGAATCCCTTGTGAGCATGCCACAGCCGTCATTATTTCCATTGGTCAAAATGTTACTGATTTCGTCGATGATTGCTACAAATACCCAATGCAAGAGTTGATATATGGGGGCTCTTTCTCCGGCATAGAGACCCATGACATGCCTACTGTGGACGATGATGGTTTGGTTCGATCTATCATCGGGGAGGTGTTCTTCTCTCTAAAGCCTCCACATACAAAGCGCCCTCTCGGAAGGCCAAGGAAGAAGCGCATTGAGTCCCAATTTCAAGATAAACGGACTGTTTATTGCTCTCGTTGTCATATGTCCGGCCACAACAGAAAAACCTACAAAAATCCTTTGCCCTAAATGCATATCTATCTACTTATTGCATTATGCTGATCTTGTCTTACTCTATTTCAACTAATTGGTTATCACCCAATCATCGTTACTATTTGAATGTTTTGTGCCTTTCCATTCACCTGCAATGTTCATTGAGTTACATTATATTTCTCTGCTGATTCAGTTCTTTCACAAAGTCCGAACTATGATTGCACCACATCTTGTTTTGATGGTATTTACTCAAATCCCATGTATTTGGTAAGATTACATTGCTTAGGCCATTTCAACCATACTGCAGTTTGTGTTCCCATGTATCATTTGGTGGCATCATTTAATTATCCGAAAATAAATACTTTGAATGAGTGGCATCATTTGGTGGCATTTTTCAGAGGCTGGTTGCTAATATTAGTGTCAGCTGGCCTGTTTCATTTAATTATCTGCATATTTGTCCTTTGATTTGAGTGCTATTTTCCCAACCGCAtggaatatttttttcccattttcgtAGGATAAGACGAACATGTACAGACTCCAGCTAGTGCTGCAACTAGTGCTCAATGAACGCAACAGTGTTAGAGATACAATTATGGTCGCATGTCATTTGTGACTTCATAGTTCATGATAAGTTTCTTCCTATCTGCTGCTACGTACCAAAATGACCAAGGGTTGATTGTAGTTTGtc includes:
- the LOC104878108 gene encoding uncharacterized protein LOC104878108 translates to MEEEMFCYIHEGGELVKTVVGSVEYKGGRTNCSVVSKNISQPEFVSKVCGVLNLDSNSIKLEFTVKFDPSCLLPLHNDGDIVNMFKFNDMFCHVYISQCTECGDDLICPTSGPTPIVASNSAHVSSIGESPLHISNELPTIQSVGFSQRCAMKNTVQLQPSRFEHSIVGSGHTFPNASEFRDAIYLMSLAGKFRYSYKRNSPKHMTVVCTIEDCPWKITAHAIGDSNIVQVHTFRNVHNHCLEDVVLSQPLVRSTRASLVIDDVIRSTPEYQPRQICKDFVRQHGIQLTYLQAWQMKEKAKERIYGQSKNYYKLLPWMCERMLATNPGLSVELSYSDDDHFEKLFVAHSISIEGFVRGCRLIIAIDLAHMSGPYGGALFSATSYDANDSMFPLAFGVMSSENYEDWLWFLEKLKIVVGNKEVIIISDRHHALLRSVPEVFGIENHAYCYRHLKENFSSFLSKHNTRGNKGKENALQFLDSIAYGRGWQMLGIPCEHATAVIISIGQNVTDFVDDCYKYPMQELIYGGSFSGIETHDMPTVDDDGLVRSIIGEVFFSLKPPHTKRPLGRPRKKRIESQFQDKRTVYCSRCHMSGHNRKTYKNPLP